A segment of the Curtobacterium sp. MCSS17_007 genome:
CGGCTGCCTCCTCGATGAAGCCGCGGCGGTCCTCCGGGGTGGCGTGGAGCACCTTGTCGAGCTGGCCCTGCCCGACGATGACGTGCATCTCGCGGCCGAGCCCGGTGTCGCTCAGCAGCTCCTGCACGTCGAGCAGTCGGCAGTTCTCGCCGTTGATGGCGTACTCGCTGCCGCCGTTCCGGAAGAGCGTGCGGGAGATCGTGACCTCGGAGTACTCGATCGGCAGCAGTCCGTCGGTGTTGTCGATCGTCAGGAGCACCTGCGCACGGCCGAGCGGACCGCGCGTCGAGGTGCCCGCGAAGATGACGTCCTCCATCTTGCCGCCGCGGAGCGTCTTCGCGCCCTGCTCACCCATGACCCAGGCGAGAGCGTCGACCACGTTCGACTTGCCGGACCCGTTCGGACCGACGATGCAGGTCACACCGGGCTCGAACGCGAACGTCGTCGGCTGCGCGAAGGACTTGAACCCCTTGATGGTGAGGCTCTTCAAGTACATGCGGGTCTCCGGGCGGTCTGCTGCGGGTTGCGCTGCTGCGTGCACGGCCGTGCGGCGGACACGACCTGCTGCGCGTCAGGCTAACGCCTGCGCTGGCGTGGAGCGGGCTGGCACACGGGGCAGCGGTGGCTCGACCGGTTCATGAAGGCCTCGCGGACGACGGTCGTGCCGCAGCGCGGGCAGGGCTTCCCCTGCTGTCCGTACACGGCGAGCCGCTGCGAGAAGTACCCGGACTGCCCGTTCACGTTGACGTACTGGGCGTCGAAGCTCGTGCCACCGTCCTCGAGCGCGCGTCCGAGCACGCTCCGTACCTCGGCGAGCAGCCGGTGCAGGTCGGCGCGCGGCAAGCGGTCTGCAGGTCGGTCGAAGTGCAGCTTCGCCGCCCACAGCGACTCGTCGGCGTAGATGTTGCCGATGCCGCTCACCACACCCTGGTCGAGCAGGACCCGCTTGATGCCACTGGAGCGCTTGCGCGTCATCGCGACGAAGCGGTCGTCGTCGAAGGCCGGGTCGAGCGGGTCCCGCGCGATGTGCGACACCTGCGTCGGGATGGCGCGCCGCCACATCGCATCCGGTTCGCGGCTGTCGACCGCCCCGGCGGAGCCGGCCGGTGCGCCGTCGATCGTGGGCACCATCGTGTCGATGGCCATGGAGCCGAAGGTGCGCTGGTCGACGAACTCCAACTCGACGGGCACCTCGGGGGAACCGTCGCGGGCGGTCCCCCCGGGCTGGACGTCGATGAGGATCCGGCGGTGCTTGGCGGCCTCACGCCCGCGGCCGAGCAGGATCTGGCCGCTCATGCCGAGGTGCGCGACGAGCGCCTCCGGCCGCGCGCCACCGTCGCTGCCGTCGCTCACCAGGGGGAACCACATGAACTTGCCGCGACGAACGGCGGCCGCGATCGTCCTGCCGGTCAACCGCTCGGCGAAGTCCTCCGCGGGGCCGTCGTGACGGGTCAGCGCCCGGTCGTCCACGACGTCGACGTGCAGCACGCGAGCGCCGGTGACGGCGGGTTCGAGGCCGGCACGGACGACCTCGACCTCGGGGAGTTCGGGCACGCGGTCAGGCCGCCCGGCCGGACAGCCGCGTCCACGCCTCGAGCGCGGCGGCCATCTCGGCGGTCTTCTTGCTCGAGCCGGAGCCCGTCGCGACGTCCTCGCCCTGGAGCACGACCGTCGCGTGGAAGGTCTTGTCGTGGTCCGGGCCCTCCTCGGTCACCCGGTACGCCGGGTTGCCGAGCGACAGGCTCGCGGCCAGCTCCTGCAGGCTCGTCTTCGGGTCCATCGCGGCGCCGAAGCGGTCGGGGTCGACCAGCAGCGGCTCGACCAGCCGGAGGACCAGTGCGGTCGCGTCGTCCGGCCCGGCGGACAGGTACGTCGCACCGATGACGGCCTCGACCGTGTCGGCCAGGATGGACGCCTTGTCGCGCCCGCCCGTCTGCTCCTCGC
Coding sequences within it:
- the mutM gene encoding bifunctional DNA-formamidopyrimidine glycosylase/DNA-(apurinic or apyrimidinic site) lyase — its product is MPELPEVEVVRAGLEPAVTGARVLHVDVVDDRALTRHDGPAEDFAERLTGRTIAAAVRRGKFMWFPLVSDGSDGGARPEALVAHLGMSGQILLGRGREAAKHRRILIDVQPGGTARDGSPEVPVELEFVDQRTFGSMAIDTMVPTIDGAPAGSAGAVDSREPDAMWRRAIPTQVSHIARDPLDPAFDDDRFVAMTRKRSSGIKRVLLDQGVVSGIGNIYADESLWAAKLHFDRPADRLPRADLHRLLAEVRSVLGRALEDGGTSFDAQYVNVNGQSGYFSQRLAVYGQQGKPCPRCGTTVVREAFMNRSSHRCPVCQPAPRQRRR
- the rnc gene encoding ribonuclease III — encoded protein: MTATSGAAGSRPVGSDVVRLQGILGVGLDPELLQLALTHRSYAYEHGGIGHNERLEFLGDSILGQAVTVKLFRSFPDLDEGELAKRRASLVSTVALAEIARMIGLGSYLRLGKGEEQTGGRDKASILADTVEAVIGATYLSAGPDDATALVLRLVEPLLVDPDRFGAAMDPKTSLQELAASLSLGNPAYRVTEEGPDHDKTFHATVVLQGEDVATGSGSSKKTAEMAAALEAWTRLSGRAA